The segment GGACTCGGCGGTGACGACATGCGTCTCGCGGGCGGTCGGAAGGGGCGCGTCGGCGTCGCCGCCCTGCGCCTCGATCATCCGCCGCCAGGAGGCGAGGGCGCGTCCGTCGTCGAGGGCGGCCTCGACATCGGCGTCCGGCTGGCCGGCCAGCGTGAGCATCTCGCGCGCGAGGGCGACGGTGAGCTCTCGGATGTCGGCGGGGCCGCCGCCGGAGAGCGTCTCGATCGACTCCCGCACCTCGAGGGCGTTGCCGATCGTCAGGCCGAGCGGGACGCTCATGTCGGTGAGGAGGGCCGTCGTCGCGACGCCGGCGTCCTTGCCGAGGTCGACCATGGTCTGGGCGAGACGCCGCGACTCGTCGATGTCCTTGATGAAGGCGCCGGAGCCGAACTTCACGTCGAGCACGAGGGCGGCGGTCCCCTCCGCGATCTTCTTCGACATGATCGACGAGGCGATGAGCGGGATGCACTCCACCGTGCCGGTGATGTCGCGGAGCGCGTAGAGCTTGCCGTCGGCGGGCGCGAGGCCCGAGCCGGCCGCGCAGATGACCGCGCCGACCTCGCTCAGGATCTCGTGCATCCTGCTGTTCGAGAGGGAGGCCTGCCAGCCGGGGATCGACTCGAGCTTGTCGAGGGTGCCGCCGGTGTGGCCGAGCCCCCGACCCGAGAGCTGGGGCACGGCGACGCCGAACGACGCGACGAGCGGGGCGAGCGGGAGGGTGATCTTGTCGCCCACTCCCCCGGTCGAGTGCTTGTCGACGGTCGTCTTGCCGAGGGTGGAGAACGACATCGTCTCGCCGGAGGCGATCATCGCGAGGGTGAGGTCGCGGATCTCCCGACGCTCCATCCCGTTCAGGAAGATCGCCATCGTGAGGGCGGCCATCTGCTCGTCGCCGACGTAGCCGCGGGTGTAGGCGTCGATCAGCCAGTCGATCTCGACGGTCGAGAGGGACCCCTTCGAGCGCTTCGTGCGGATCAGGTCGACGGTGTCGAAGGGCTCGACGGCGGTGGTGCTCATGACTCTCCTGGAACGTTCTGCGACGCCCGGTAGGCGTCGAGCTGACGGGGCCCGAACGCGTCCGGGATCACCTCGTCGATGGTCTTGAAGCCCGAGACGGTCTCGAGCAGCATGCCCTCGGCCGAGTGCTCGTAGAGCAGCTGCCGGCAGCGACCGCAGGGCATGAGGGTGTCGCCGTTGCCGTCGACGCAGACGAAGGCGACGAGGCGGCCGCCCCCGCCCATGACGAGGTCGGACACGAGCGAGCACTCGGCGCAGAGCGTGAGGCCGTAGGAGGCGTTCTCGACGTTGCAGCCGGAGACGATCCGCCCGTCGTCCGTGAAGGCGGCGGCTCCCACGGGGAACGTCGAGTAGGGGACGTACGCCCGCTCCATGGCGTTCCGGGCGGTCGCGCGGAGGAGGGTCCAGTCGACGTCGGCGGCCCGCGTCATTTGACGTACGGCTTCCCCGAGGCGGCGGGCCCCCTCGACTGGCCCACGAGGCCCGCGACCGCGAGGATCGTGACGACGTACGGCAGCATCAGCATGAACTCGCTCGGCACGGGTGAACCGACGACGCTGAGCACGTTCTGCAGGTTGCTCGCGAAGCCGAACAGGAGGGCGGCGAGGGTGGCCCGGATGGGGTCCCAGCGCCCGAAGATGACGGCGGCGAGGGCGATGTAGCCGGCTCCGGCCGTCATCGTCTTCTGGAACTCGCCGAGGTCGCCGAGCGTGAAGAAGGCCCCTCCCAGCCCCGCGATGGCGCCGGCCAGGGAGACGTTCCAGAACCG is part of the Frondihabitans sp. 762G35 genome and harbors:
- a CDS encoding cytidine deaminase — its product is MTRAADVDWTLLRATARNAMERAYVPYSTFPVGAAAFTDDGRIVSGCNVENASYGLTLCAECSLVSDLVMGGGGRLVAFVCVDGNGDTLMPCGRCRQLLYEHSAEGMLLETVSGFKTIDEVIPDAFGPRQLDAYRASQNVPGES
- a CDS encoding thymidine phosphorylase, whose product is MSTTAVEPFDTVDLIRTKRSKGSLSTVEIDWLIDAYTRGYVGDEQMAALTMAIFLNGMERREIRDLTLAMIASGETMSFSTLGKTTVDKHSTGGVGDKITLPLAPLVASFGVAVPQLSGRGLGHTGGTLDKLESIPGWQASLSNSRMHEILSEVGAVICAAGSGLAPADGKLYALRDITGTVECIPLIASSIMSKKIAEGTAALVLDVKFGSGAFIKDIDESRRLAQTMVDLGKDAGVATTALLTDMSVPLGLTIGNALEVRESIETLSGGGPADIRELTVALAREMLTLAGQPDADVEAALDDGRALASWRRMIEAQGGDADAPLPTARETHVVTAESSGYLVRQEALPFGIAAWRLGAGRARKQDPVQAAAGIELHAKPGDRVVAGQPLFTLHTDEPARFDRALEAVGGAWTIGDEAPARTPLVAEKIS